The genomic window TAGGCGAGGCGGCGGTGCGCATCGTAGAGGAAGAAGTCCGGGGTGCACACGGCGCCGAGGCGGCGGGCTACGGTCTGCTCCTCGTCCCAGAGGTAGGGGAAGACGAAACCCTTGGCCCGGGCGCGGGCCCGCATGGCCTCGTAGCTGTCGTCCGGGTAGGTCACGGCGTCGTTCGCATTCAAGGCCACCACGGCGCAGCGGCCCGCATAGGCCTTGGCCAGGGCGTTGATGCGGTCATCCACGGACTGCACATAGGGACAGTGATTGCACATCACCACCACCAGCAGGGCCGGGCAGTGGAAGTCGTGCAGCGACCAGAGCCGTCCGTCCACCCCCGGCAGGGTGAAGTCGGGGCAGGCCGTACCGAGCGGGACCATGGTGGATTCCGTCAGGGCCATGGGAACCTCCGGAGGCTCCTTCCATCGTACGCCGCAGGGCAA from Geothrix sp. includes these protein-coding regions:
- a CDS encoding thioredoxin family protein yields the protein MALTESTMVPLGTACPDFTLPGVDGRLWSLHDFHCPALLVVVMCNHCPYVQSVDDRINALAKAYAGRCAVVALNANDAVTYPDDSYEAMRARARAKGFVFPYLWDEEQTVARRLGAVCTPDFFLYDAHRRLAYRGRLDDNWKDATRVTHRDLKEAIDRLLAGEEPLEIQHPSMGCSIKWRS